The following are encoded together in the Azotosporobacter soli genome:
- the purN gene encoding phosphoribosylglycinamide formyltransferase — protein MSNNARLGILVSGRGSNLQSIMAAINAGTLNAKLAVVISDNPKAPALEKARAAGIPAVCIARSEYKGRDAFEDALAQCLLQHEASLVVLAGFMRILSSHFISGFRSRILNIHPALLPAFPGLHAQAQAIDYGAKVSGCTVHFVDEGMDTGPIILQAVVPIEEEDTEESLAQRILVEEHRIYPQAIQLYLSGCLKLEGRKVKVVKERNEKQQ, from the coding sequence GTGTCGAATAACGCTCGCCTCGGAATTTTGGTTTCCGGCCGCGGCAGCAATTTGCAGTCTATCATGGCGGCAATTAATGCCGGGACATTAAATGCGAAGCTTGCGGTCGTCATCAGTGATAATCCGAAGGCGCCTGCGCTGGAAAAAGCTCGTGCGGCTGGAATACCTGCTGTTTGCATTGCACGCAGTGAATATAAAGGGCGAGATGCGTTTGAGGATGCTTTGGCGCAGTGCTTACTGCAGCACGAGGCCTCTTTGGTTGTATTGGCCGGTTTTATGCGCATTTTAAGCTCGCATTTTATTAGTGGATTCAGAAGCAGAATCTTGAATATCCATCCGGCTCTTTTGCCGGCTTTTCCTGGATTGCATGCGCAGGCTCAAGCCATTGATTATGGAGCGAAAGTATCGGGGTGCACGGTCCATTTTGTCGATGAAGGCATGGATACTGGTCCGATTATATTGCAAGCTGTTGTTCCGATTGAAGAGGAAGATACGGAAGAATCCTTGGCGCAGCGTATTTTAGTCGAGGAACATCGCATTTATCCGCAAGCCATCCAGTTATATTTGTCAGGGTGTCTAAAGCTTGAAGGTCGCAAAGTAAAAGTAGTAAAGGAAAGGAACGAAAAACAGCAATGA
- the purH gene encoding bifunctional phosphoribosylaminoimidazolecarboxamide formyltransferase/IMP cyclohydrolase, producing MKMKRALISVSDKTGIVEFATKLHALGIEIISTGGTYKALAAAGIPAIYVTEVTGFPEILDGRVKTLNPYIHGGILAVRDNPDHIAALEEHGIRGIDLVVVNLYPFRQTIAKPGVSLEEAVENIDIGGPAMIRAAAKNFRDVTVVVNPERYAALLEQLANKGESEASFRMMLAREAYSHTAEYDACISRYLRAAAGETELPDTLHVVYEKVQSLRYGENPHQAAAFYRNRLAPVWGVAGAKQLHGKELSYNNIVDVEAAYQIVRDFSAPAVTIIKHTNPCGTAQADTIADAYQLALDADPVSAYGGIIGLNRVVDKAAAEKMSGLFVEAVIAPGFEVEALEVLMKKANVRLLAADFSDTDRTDQELKSVSGGVLLQERDLQTAPREAMRVVSKREPSEREWAELMLAWNVVKHVKSNAIVVAKDGATLGVGAGQMNRVGSAGIALAQAGAKASGAVLASDAFFPFRDSIDAAAAAGIKAIIQPGGSMRDDESIQAADEHGIAMVFTGMRHFKH from the coding sequence ATGAAGATGAAACGTGCGTTGATCAGTGTATCGGACAAAACAGGTATTGTTGAGTTTGCGACAAAACTACATGCGCTTGGCATAGAAATCATTTCTACCGGCGGGACTTATAAGGCACTTGCGGCAGCGGGAATTCCCGCGATATATGTTACAGAGGTCACTGGATTCCCTGAAATATTAGATGGTCGCGTAAAAACGCTGAATCCGTATATTCATGGCGGAATTTTGGCAGTGCGCGACAATCCGGATCATATTGCTGCGTTGGAAGAACACGGCATTCGCGGCATTGATCTTGTCGTGGTAAACTTGTACCCCTTTCGCCAGACGATTGCTAAACCAGGCGTCAGTCTTGAAGAAGCGGTCGAGAACATTGATATTGGCGGTCCGGCAATGATCCGCGCCGCAGCAAAAAACTTCCGCGATGTGACGGTTGTCGTCAATCCCGAAAGATATGCCGCTTTGCTTGAACAATTGGCGAATAAAGGTGAATCGGAAGCGTCGTTTCGCATGATGCTGGCCAGAGAGGCTTACAGCCATACGGCTGAATATGATGCATGCATCAGCCGATACTTGCGTGCGGCAGCGGGTGAGACCGAGTTGCCCGACACTTTGCATGTTGTATATGAAAAGGTGCAAAGCTTACGTTATGGAGAAAATCCGCATCAGGCGGCGGCTTTTTATCGTAATCGCCTTGCTCCTGTCTGGGGCGTGGCTGGAGCGAAGCAACTGCATGGCAAAGAATTATCTTACAATAATATTGTTGATGTCGAGGCTGCTTATCAAATCGTACGCGATTTTTCCGCTCCGGCAGTCACAATTATTAAACATACCAATCCTTGCGGAACGGCGCAAGCCGATACGATTGCCGACGCTTACCAGTTGGCGCTCGATGCGGATCCTGTTTCGGCGTATGGGGGCATTATCGGATTAAACCGTGTTGTCGACAAAGCGGCAGCGGAAAAAATGAGCGGTCTTTTTGTGGAAGCCGTCATTGCGCCGGGGTTTGAAGTGGAAGCATTGGAAGTCTTAATGAAAAAAGCAAATGTACGTTTGTTGGCGGCTGATTTCAGCGATACGGATCGAACGGATCAGGAACTCAAAAGCGTATCCGGCGGCGTTTTGCTGCAGGAACGTGACTTGCAGACTGCGCCGCGTGAAGCGATGCGCGTTGTTAGTAAGCGAGAACCGTCTGAACGTGAATGGGCGGAATTGATGCTGGCTTGGAATGTGGTAAAACATGTGAAATCGAATGCGATCGTTGTAGCGAAAGATGGTGCGACACTTGGCGTTGGCGCCGGTCAAATGAACCGGGTTGGATCGGCTGGCATTGCGTTGGCGCAGGCGGGAGCAAAAGCTTCTGGAGCGGTCTTGGCTTCGGATGCGTTTTTTCCGTTTCGTGACAGCATTGATGCAGCAGCTGCTGCTGGAATCAAAGCGATCATCCAACCGGGCGGCTCGATGCGTGATGACGAATCGATCCAAGCAGCCGATGAACACGGCATTGCGATGGTTTTTACCGGAATGAGGCATTTTAAACATTAA
- a CDS encoding DUF456 domain-containing protein: MVLKLLLMLVLIGGIFLTAIGFAGNWLILLVALGYGWYDGFSHLEYSALVIIAVLFVVGELLEFLAGLIGAKRHKAAKRTIPAAMLGAFIGGIWGTGMLPLIGSVAGAVLGAYAAAAVAEYSKNQDWTRAQEVALGVAKGQFIGVLAKLLAAVAMVGVVAYYLFVS, from the coding sequence ATGGTTTTGAAGTTGCTGTTGATGCTCGTACTGATAGGCGGCATTTTTCTTACGGCAATCGGTTTTGCCGGAAATTGGCTGATTTTACTGGTTGCGCTCGGATATGGTTGGTATGATGGCTTCAGCCATTTAGAATATTCGGCCTTGGTCATTATTGCTGTGCTTTTTGTTGTGGGCGAGTTGCTTGAATTTCTTGCTGGTCTCATTGGAGCGAAACGCCATAAGGCTGCAAAACGGACGATACCGGCAGCGATGCTCGGCGCATTTATCGGGGGCATATGGGGAACCGGAATGTTACCGCTTATCGGATCGGTTGCCGGGGCGGTACTCGGCGCATACGCTGCCGCTGCTGTTGCGGAGTACAGCAAAAATCAGGATTGGACACGTGCGCAGGAAGTGGCGCTAGGGGTGGCGAAGGGGCAGTTTATTGGCGTCTTAGCCAAATTACTGGCGGCAGTTGCGATGGTCGGTGTTGTAGCTTACTACTTATTTGTTTCATAA
- the purM gene encoding phosphoribosylformylglycinamidine cyclo-ligase, with protein MTSLTYRDAGVDIDAGNRSVEMIKKHVKSTYRKEVLGDLGGFGGLFALDWAKYRQPVLVSGTDGVGTKLCIAFMAKRHDTIGQDAVAMCVNDILVQGAEPLFFLDYLAVGKLQPEQVADIVGGIAAACKESGCALIGGETAEMAGFYKKGEYDIGGFAVGIVERERLITGAAICPGDVLLGLPSSGLHSNGYSLVRKVCFEHKHIGMDEVVPKLGKTLGEELLTPTRLYPKICLPLIEAFEIKGMVHVTGGGFYDNIPRVLPEGCGVEVDITTWPRQPIFDLLQEWGNIAWDEMYRTFNMGIGMMLVAKADEAQRIKAALAAQDEECYLIGRVTDSGAVCLKGGEFGVE; from the coding sequence ATGACGTCATTAACCTATCGCGATGCAGGCGTGGATATCGATGCGGGGAATCGCTCGGTTGAAATGATAAAAAAACATGTAAAATCCACATATCGTAAAGAAGTGTTAGGCGATCTTGGCGGATTTGGAGGACTGTTTGCGCTTGACTGGGCTAAATATCGCCAGCCGGTACTGGTTTCCGGTACTGATGGCGTAGGAACGAAATTGTGCATTGCGTTTATGGCAAAGCGCCACGATACAATCGGTCAGGATGCGGTGGCGATGTGCGTCAATGATATTCTGGTTCAAGGTGCGGAACCTTTATTCTTTCTTGACTATCTTGCGGTTGGCAAACTGCAGCCGGAACAGGTTGCGGATATTGTCGGCGGAATCGCAGCGGCCTGTAAAGAATCGGGCTGTGCACTGATTGGCGGTGAGACGGCTGAAATGGCCGGTTTTTACAAAAAAGGAGAATATGATATTGGCGGTTTTGCTGTTGGTATTGTCGAACGGGAGCGCTTGATTACCGGCGCTGCCATTTGTCCTGGCGATGTGCTTCTTGGCCTGCCTTCGAGCGGCTTGCATTCTAACGGCTATTCGTTGGTGCGCAAGGTTTGTTTCGAGCATAAACATATCGGAATGGATGAGGTCGTACCTAAGCTGGGAAAAACGCTGGGTGAGGAACTTTTGACTCCGACTCGCTTATATCCTAAAATTTGCTTGCCGCTTATCGAAGCGTTTGAAATTAAGGGCATGGTTCATGTTACCGGCGGCGGTTTTTACGACAATATCCCGCGTGTTCTTCCGGAAGGCTGCGGCGTCGAAGTTGATATCACGACGTGGCCGCGTCAGCCGATATTCGATCTTTTGCAAGAGTGGGGTAATATTGCCTGGGATGAAATGTACCGGACTTTCAATATGGGGATCGGTATGATGCTGGTTGCTAAAGCGGATGAGGCGCAGCGCATCAAAGCCGCACTTGCGGCGCAAGACGAGGAATGCTATCTTATCGGTCGGGTGACGGACAGTGGAGCGGTTTGCTTGAAGGGTGGCGAATTCGGTGTCGAATAA
- the ygiD gene encoding 4,5-DOPA dioxygenase extradiol, producing the protein MERMPVLFVGHGSPMNMVADNSYTQSLVRVARDLPRPSGILVVSAHWQTKGTWLTASESPQLIYDFTGFPEELYRVTYPCPGAFSHLPQGAEWLAEKSILPHLTRGLDHAAYAVLRHMYPAANIPVMELSLDYGLTAAQHYAFAKGLAPLREQGILVIGSGNIVHNLRMADFYNLDAAPYEWAKEFDAAVKECLTSGEYVRLIEYERDLPQARLAVPTDEHYLPLLYAVALAESDDKVTFFHEGFQNASMSMRCLRIG; encoded by the coding sequence ATGGAAAGAATGCCAGTTTTGTTTGTCGGACACGGATCGCCTATGAACATGGTAGCAGACAATTCTTATACGCAAAGCCTGGTGCGCGTGGCGAGGGATTTGCCTCGCCCCTCCGGCATTCTTGTCGTATCGGCGCATTGGCAAACGAAAGGAACTTGGTTGACGGCTTCCGAAAGCCCGCAACTTATTTATGATTTTACTGGTTTTCCGGAAGAATTATATCGAGTAACATATCCCTGTCCTGGCGCATTTTCACATTTGCCGCAAGGAGCGGAGTGGTTGGCCGAAAAATCGATTCTGCCTCATCTGACACGTGGTTTGGATCATGCTGCGTATGCAGTGTTGCGTCATATGTATCCGGCGGCAAATATACCTGTAATGGAGCTGAGTCTAGACTATGGACTTACTGCAGCGCAGCACTATGCGTTTGCGAAAGGCTTGGCCCCGCTGCGCGAGCAGGGAATATTAGTTATCGGCAGTGGCAATATCGTGCATAATTTGCGGATGGCGGATTTTTATAATTTGGATGCAGCGCCATATGAGTGGGCAAAAGAGTTTGACGCGGCGGTAAAAGAGTGTCTGACAAGCGGAGAATATGTTCGTTTGATCGAATATGAACGCGATTTGCCGCAGGCTAGGCTGGCAGTACCGACCGATGAGCATTATCTACCGCTCTTATATGCGGTGGCTCTTGCTGAAAGCGATGACAAAGTGACATTTTTTCATGAAGGATTTCAAAATGCGTCGATGTCGATGCGCTGCCTGCGCATCGGGTAA
- the purD gene encoding phosphoribosylamine--glycine ligase, translating into MRIMIIGGGGREHALLWKLAQSPKVEKIYCVPGNPGMQDLAICLEGNPGDNAAMVRLAQEHAIDLVVVGPEAPLANGIVDAFNKAKIAVFGPNQAAARLESSKDFAKTIMIKYGIPTAAYASFQDAEAAKSYIRKQGAPIVVKADGLAAGKGVVVAATTEVACQAVDEMLTGHSFGLAGERVVIEECLVGEEVSLLAFVDGETVVPMVAAQDHKRIFDDDQGPNTGGMGAYAPAPVLTPELAEQVKQEVLLPVVRAMAQEGCPYKGCLYAGLILTEEGPKVIEFNARFGDPETQVVLPLLDGDLAEILLACSQGKLSEVDVAWKDGAAVCVVMASWGYPGPYESGMIISGIEGAKQKEGIVFHSGTRQQDGQLMTDGGRVLGVTAVAQDIQAAIRKAYQAVIEVSFAGMHFRRDIGRKALNRLQQ; encoded by the coding sequence GTGCGTATCATGATTATCGGCGGCGGCGGGCGAGAACATGCGCTGCTTTGGAAATTGGCGCAGAGTCCTAAGGTGGAGAAAATATATTGCGTACCGGGAAACCCGGGCATGCAGGATTTGGCAATCTGTTTAGAAGGAAATCCCGGCGATAATGCTGCGATGGTCCGTTTGGCTCAAGAACATGCGATCGATCTTGTCGTAGTTGGTCCGGAAGCGCCGTTGGCCAACGGCATCGTTGACGCATTCAACAAGGCGAAAATTGCAGTCTTTGGTCCGAATCAGGCGGCGGCACGCTTGGAAAGCTCAAAAGATTTTGCGAAAACAATCATGATAAAATATGGCATACCGACAGCCGCTTATGCATCGTTTCAAGATGCCGAAGCAGCTAAGTCCTATATTCGCAAGCAAGGTGCGCCGATTGTTGTCAAGGCGGACGGTTTGGCTGCGGGAAAAGGCGTTGTTGTGGCAGCGACGACGGAAGTCGCCTGTCAAGCGGTTGATGAAATGCTGACGGGTCACTCTTTTGGCTTAGCGGGTGAACGTGTAGTTATTGAGGAATGCTTGGTTGGTGAGGAAGTCTCGTTGCTGGCATTTGTCGATGGCGAGACGGTTGTGCCGATGGTAGCGGCGCAGGACCATAAACGGATTTTCGACGATGATCAGGGTCCCAATACGGGTGGGATGGGCGCGTATGCCCCGGCGCCGGTATTGACGCCTGAATTGGCGGAGCAGGTGAAACAAGAAGTATTGCTCCCGGTGGTTCGCGCAATGGCTCAAGAAGGTTGCCCATATAAGGGATGTCTGTATGCCGGTCTGATCCTGACAGAGGAAGGACCGAAGGTCATTGAATTTAATGCCAGATTTGGCGATCCGGAGACGCAAGTTGTATTGCCATTGTTGGATGGCGATTTAGCCGAAATTTTGCTTGCTTGCAGCCAGGGCAAGTTGAGCGAGGTCGATGTCGCCTGGAAAGACGGTGCGGCTGTGTGTGTTGTCATGGCCTCTTGGGGTTATCCGGGTCCTTATGAAAGCGGGATGATCATCAGCGGTATTGAAGGCGCTAAACAGAAAGAAGGCATTGTCTTTCATTCAGGCACAAGACAGCAAGACGGCCAACTGATGACGGATGGTGGACGAGTTCTTGGCGTTACAGCAGTGGCTCAGGATATCCAAGCGGCGATCCGTAAAGCTTATCAGGCGGTTATTGAAGTCTCTTTTGCCGGCATGCATTTTAGACGCGATATCGGCCGCAAGGCATTGAATCGCTTACAACAATGA
- a CDS encoding NAD(P)/FAD-dependent oxidoreductase, translating into MSFYDVCIVGAGVVGMNIARELAKYELKVCVLERCDDVSCGCSKANSGIVHGGYSDEPGTLKAELCVKGNRMYRQLEEELHFGYRETGSMVLAFRDEDVEKLHKIEAKGQKNGVGGLSIIDGDRAREIEPYLSKDVKAALYCKNAGVTSPYEFVIALAENAVENGVELRLNSEVTAIEKTNDGFKVTAANAETVTARYVINSAGVYSDKVSAMLGIDDYKITPRRGQYVLLEKEQSYLAQSVIFQVPTELGKGILVTTTYHGNLLVGPNAEEIDDKEDVGTDAKTLEHIVQTARLSVPDFDMKKAITSFAGNRPISNCKDWVIEESRVPGFINLIGIDSPGLTSSPAIAVMVKGILVQAGLSLVNKANFNPLRKAIIRKKDAAFKGDINATDPNEHIICRCEQVTEAEIIDALHRGIAVKSIDAIKRRTRAGQGKCQGAFCGSRVRKLIADELNITQEEVTQRGPGSSILPERAKRGEFIKL; encoded by the coding sequence ATGAGTTTCTATGATGTATGTATTGTCGGTGCAGGTGTTGTAGGGATGAATATTGCACGTGAACTGGCTAAATATGAATTGAAGGTTTGTGTATTGGAGCGTTGCGATGATGTAAGTTGTGGTTGTTCGAAAGCCAATAGCGGCATTGTTCACGGCGGTTATTCGGACGAACCGGGCACATTGAAAGCAGAGCTTTGTGTGAAGGGCAATCGGATGTATCGTCAGTTGGAAGAAGAACTGCATTTTGGCTATCGTGAAACCGGATCGATGGTGCTTGCTTTTCGCGACGAAGATGTGGAGAAGCTGCATAAAATTGAAGCGAAGGGCCAAAAGAACGGAGTGGGCGGGCTGTCAATCATTGATGGTGATCGGGCACGCGAAATAGAGCCGTATTTGAGTAAAGACGTCAAAGCGGCGTTGTATTGTAAGAATGCAGGCGTTACATCGCCGTATGAATTTGTGATTGCACTTGCGGAAAACGCGGTGGAAAACGGCGTTGAATTGCGCTTGAATAGCGAAGTAACCGCAATTGAAAAGACAAATGACGGATTTAAAGTCACGGCAGCTAATGCGGAGACGGTAACGGCACGCTATGTTATTAATTCGGCTGGAGTATATAGCGACAAAGTTTCAGCGATGCTAGGGATTGACGACTATAAAATCACACCGCGGCGCGGTCAATATGTTTTGCTGGAAAAAGAGCAGAGCTATCTGGCCCAATCTGTTATTTTTCAAGTGCCGACCGAATTGGGGAAAGGGATTTTGGTGACGACGACATATCACGGTAATCTGCTTGTCGGACCTAATGCCGAAGAAATTGACGACAAAGAAGATGTTGGGACGGATGCAAAGACGTTGGAACATATTGTGCAGACGGCGCGTCTTTCTGTACCTGACTTTGATATGAAAAAAGCGATTACATCATTTGCCGGAAACCGTCCGATTTCAAACTGCAAGGATTGGGTCATTGAAGAGAGTCGTGTACCGGGTTTTATTAATTTGATTGGCATCGATTCGCCTGGTCTGACTTCTTCGCCGGCGATTGCCGTTATGGTCAAGGGGATTTTGGTGCAGGCGGGACTGTCTCTTGTTAATAAGGCGAATTTCAACCCATTGCGCAAGGCGATTATTCGAAAAAAGGATGCTGCATTTAAAGGTGATATTAATGCGACAGACCCGAATGAACATATTATTTGCCGCTGTGAGCAAGTGACGGAAGCCGAGATTATCGATGCGCTGCATCGCGGCATCGCCGTGAAGTCGATCGATGCAATCAAGCGGCGAACCCGCGCGGGGCAAGGCAAGTGCCAAGGGGCTTTTTGCGGCTCTCGGGTCAGGAA
- a CDS encoding L,D-transpeptidase, translating to MRTLLPLILALLAFTSVAFAEVSLSINVPEYALYLLSNGQPVKRYTIAVGTPYEQTPIGAYHVFFKERNPVWYPGSGFADKTPVPPGSDNPLGSRWMEFKPSYGIHGTNKPWSLDYPVSGGCIRMYDADAQELFEIVSVGTPVTVEYRTMLLEERTDGLYLKVLPDVYEKNTTSQGKLVEMFQAYAERYAMLKDVKLPAKVEFQSIYVTKVATRK from the coding sequence ATGCGTACGCTATTGCCTCTGATTTTGGCGTTGCTGGCTTTCACTTCAGTAGCTTTTGCAGAAGTTTCGTTAAGTATCAATGTGCCTGAATACGCTCTTTATTTGCTGTCGAATGGCCAGCCGGTAAAACGTTACACCATTGCGGTGGGCACTCCGTATGAGCAGACGCCTATAGGCGCGTACCACGTTTTTTTCAAAGAGAGAAACCCGGTATGGTATCCAGGTTCCGGTTTTGCCGATAAAACTCCGGTGCCGCCCGGCAGCGACAATCCGTTGGGTTCGCGTTGGATGGAATTTAAACCTTCCTATGGCATTCACGGAACCAATAAACCATGGAGCTTAGACTATCCGGTATCCGGTGGCTGCATCCGCATGTATGATGCGGATGCGCAAGAGTTATTTGAAATTGTCAGCGTTGGGACGCCGGTGACGGTCGAATATCGTACTATGTTGCTTGAAGAGAGGACGGATGGTTTATACTTAAAGGTCTTGCCGGATGTATATGAGAAAAATACAACGTCGCAAGGAAAATTAGTGGAAATGTTTCAAGCATATGCTGAACGTTATGCAATGCTTAAAGATGTAAAGCTGCCGGCGAAAGTCGAGTTTCAGTCCATTTACGTGACCAAAGTTGCGACGCGAAAATGA
- a CDS encoding universal stress protein, with protein sequence MFKRILIPIDGSEAAWHALAQARALGEKFDSAITIIHVIEPHYALPAVAISGEAPFITVSIEEIETTGYKLIEMARQRMHGYEPLETTLEFGHPAQRIIDLAKEEGYDLIVMGSRGLSSIAGFFQGSTSATVAHYSTIPVMLVK encoded by the coding sequence ATGTTCAAACGAATTCTCATCCCCATCGACGGTTCAGAAGCTGCTTGGCACGCGTTGGCTCAAGCTCGCGCCTTAGGCGAAAAATTTGACAGCGCCATCACAATCATCCATGTCATTGAACCTCACTACGCATTGCCGGCAGTAGCCATTAGCGGCGAGGCTCCGTTCATCACGGTCAGCATTGAAGAAATTGAAACCACCGGTTACAAACTGATCGAAATGGCCCGCCAGCGCATGCACGGCTACGAACCCTTGGAAACCACTCTTGAATTCGGTCACCCGGCACAGCGGATTATCGATCTGGCTAAAGAAGAGGGATACGACCTGATCGTCATGGGTTCACGCGGCTTAAGTTCAATCGCCGGTTTTTTCCAAGGCAGTACGAGCGCTACCGTCGCGCATTACTCGACGATTCCGGTCATGCTGGTGAAATAG
- the purF gene encoding amidophosphoribosyltransferase, protein METDKFREECGVFGIYSHEDDVALNSYWGLYALQHRGQESAGIAISDGAWMDVYRGMGLVGEVFRHQLPHMDGQYISIGHVRYSTTGSSLLMNTQPLMVRYSGGHISLAHNGNLTNAKELRRRMEEEGSVFQTSIDSEVIVNLIARSRKASLEEKVVDSLREVEGAYCLVVMTETKLIGVRDPHGFRPLCIGKLNAGWVIASESCALDTVGAEFVRDVEPGEMVVIDENGLSSHRFAEAKRRALCVFEYIYFARPDSVIDGQSVQQARFEMGRQLARESKYEADIVISVPDSGTTAALGFSRESKIPFGEGLMKNRYIGRTFIQPEQKKRDLSVKIKLNAVKAVVEGKNVIMVDDSIVRGTTSGKIVRMLKEAGAKAVHMCVSSPPIAHPCYYGIDTSVRRDLIAATKSVEEIRQMIGADSLHYLSLDGLYQAVKNVKYNDMCYACFNGDYPASTPCENETCASNKFIFERKDSNGG, encoded by the coding sequence ATGGAAACGGATAAGTTCCGCGAAGAATGTGGCGTGTTTGGCATCTATTCGCATGAAGATGATGTCGCACTAAATAGCTATTGGGGTTTATATGCGCTGCAGCACCGGGGACAGGAAAGTGCTGGAATTGCCATATCGGACGGCGCATGGATGGATGTTTACCGGGGCATGGGCTTGGTTGGCGAAGTATTTCGCCACCAATTGCCGCATATGGACGGACAGTATATTTCGATTGGCCATGTTCGTTATTCGACGACCGGTTCGAGCTTGCTGATGAACACGCAACCGCTGATGGTACGCTATTCGGGCGGACACATCAGTTTGGCGCACAACGGCAACCTGACCAATGCCAAGGAACTTCGTCGCCGGATGGAGGAGGAGGGAAGCGTATTCCAGACCTCGATTGACAGTGAAGTTATCGTTAATTTAATTGCACGTTCGCGCAAAGCGTCATTAGAAGAAAAAGTCGTCGATAGTTTGCGCGAAGTTGAAGGGGCGTACTGCCTCGTTGTTATGACAGAAACGAAACTGATTGGCGTTCGCGACCCGCATGGATTTCGTCCGTTATGCATCGGCAAACTCAATGCAGGCTGGGTTATCGCATCGGAGTCATGCGCGCTCGATACGGTAGGTGCTGAATTTGTCCGCGATGTTGAGCCGGGAGAAATGGTAGTCATCGATGAAAACGGACTGAGTTCACATCGTTTTGCTGAAGCGAAGCGGCGTGCGCTGTGTGTATTCGAATACATTTATTTTGCCCGACCGGATAGCGTGATCGACGGGCAAAGCGTTCAGCAAGCACGGTTTGAAATGGGACGCCAATTGGCACGTGAGAGCAAATATGAAGCAGATATTGTGATTTCCGTGCCGGATTCGGGCACGACCGCAGCACTTGGTTTTAGCCGTGAATCGAAAATTCCGTTTGGCGAAGGCTTGATGAAAAATCGTTATATCGGTCGAACATTTATTCAACCGGAGCAGAAGAAGCGTGATCTTAGCGTCAAAATCAAGCTGAATGCCGTGAAAGCTGTCGTTGAGGGCAAGAATGTAATCATGGTTGACGATTCAATTGTGCGCGGTACGACAAGCGGAAAAATCGTACGCATGCTTAAAGAGGCCGGCGCGAAAGCAGTACATATGTGCGTGAGTTCGCCGCCGATTGCGCATCCTTGTTATTACGGCATCGATACTTCGGTGCGTCGCGATCTGATTGCGGCGACAAAATCGGTGGAAGAGATTCGGCAAATGATTGGCGCCGATTCCCTGCATTATTTGTCGCTGGACGGTTTGTATCAAGCGGTTAAAAATGTGAAATACAATGATATGTGTTATGCGTGCTTTAACGGCGATTATCCGGCGAGTACGCCGTGCGAAAATGAAACTTGTGCCAGTAACAAATTTATCTTTGAACGAAAAGATAGTAACGGAGGATAA
- a CDS encoding L,D-transpeptidase, which translates to MIFLVFSPRTLLSSLIIALVLFLFSPYSQAAADTGSANGPLPSDRTLILIKKSTQTLSIIQGGKPIHSYRCAFGVNPNGDKEQLGDNKTPEGHFYVTDKSTLDNHPYLGKKWLGISYPDVAHAETGLKQALIDMYQYQSILRANERGSMPPQNTALGGWIGIHGGRDELTKTGVNWTEGCIALLEKDLDELYSLIDTGTEIIITR; encoded by the coding sequence TTGATTTTTTTGGTGTTCTCCCCCCGAACATTGTTATCCTCCCTCATAATTGCCCTAGTCCTGTTTCTCTTTTCTCCTTATTCGCAGGCCGCTGCCGACACCGGTAGCGCAAACGGGCCGCTTCCCAGTGATCGAACTTTGATTCTGATCAAGAAGTCAACACAGACACTGTCGATCATTCAAGGCGGCAAACCGATTCACAGCTATCGTTGCGCTTTCGGCGTAAACCCAAACGGCGATAAAGAGCAGCTTGGCGACAACAAAACTCCTGAAGGCCATTTTTACGTGACCGACAAATCGACACTGGATAACCACCCTTATCTAGGAAAAAAGTGGCTCGGCATCAGTTACCCCGATGTCGCCCATGCTGAAACAGGCTTAAAACAAGCTTTGATCGACATGTATCAGTATCAATCCATCCTGCGCGCCAACGAGCGGGGCTCAATGCCACCCCAGAACACTGCCCTCGGCGGTTGGATCGGCATTCACGGCGGTCGTGATGAGCTTACCAAGACCGGCGTCAATTGGACGGAGGGTTGTATTGCACTCTTAGAGAAAGATTTGGATGAATTATATTCTCTGATCGATACCGGTACCGAAATCATCATTACGCGATAA